Below is a window of Chloroflexia bacterium SDU3-3 DNA.
GGCCACCGGCCAGATCGACTACGACGAGCTGGCCGCCAAGGCCCGCGAGGTGCGCCCCAACCTGATCACATCCGGCGCGAGCGCCTATCCGCGCATTATCGACTTTCAGCGCATGCGCGCGATCGCCGATGAGGTGGGGGCGCTGCTGATGGCTGACATCGCCCACATCGCGGGGCTGGTGGCGGCTGGCGAGCACCCCTCGCCGGTGGGCGTGGCCCAGATCGTGACGACCACGACCCACAAGACCCTGCGCGGCCCGCGCGGCGGCATCATTCTCTCCGACGCGGCCTACGCCAAGGCGATTAACTCAAGCGTGTTCCCCGGCAACCAGGGCGGCCCGCTGGAGCACGTGATCGCGGGCAAGGCCGTGGCCTTCGCCGAGGCGCTGCGCCCCGAGTTCAAGGCCTACGCCAAGCAGATCCGCGCCAACGCCCAGGCGCTGGCCGCCGGCCTGAAGGCGCGCGGCATCAACTTGATCAGCGGCGGCACCGACAACCACCTCATGCTGGCCGACCTGACCGGCCTGGGCATCACCGGCGTGCAGGCCCAGAACGCGCTGGACCACGCGGGCATCACCACCAACAAGAACGCCATCCCCAACGACCCGCAGCCGCCCACGAAGACCAGCGGCCTGCGCATCGGCTCGCCCGCCGTCACCACGCGCGGCATGAAGGAGGCCGAGATGGCCCGGATCGCCGACTGGATCGCGGATGTGCTGTCCGACATCGGCGACACCGAGAAGCAGGCCCGGATCGCCGCCGAGGTGCGCGAGCTGTGCGCTGGCTTCCCGGTGCCCGGCCACGAGGCGTACGCCGAGGCGGTGTAGCTGCGGCGGCGGCCCCGCCGCAACCACAGCGGCGGGGCCGCCCCACGAGGGGAGCAAGTGATGATACGCGATCTGCGAATCGCCGTGATCGGCGCGGGCGTGATGGGCGAGGCCCTGATCGGCGGGCTGCTGAAGAAGCAGCTGGTGGACCCCGCGCAGGTGCTGGCCACCGAGCCGCGCGCCGAGCGCCGCGCCGAGCTGGAGGCGCGCTACCCCGGCCTGCGCGCCATCGACGACAACCTGGAGGCGGCGCGCTGGGCGCAGGTGGTGCTGTTCGCCGTGAAGCCGCAGACCCTGCCCAAGGTGCTGGCCGAGCTGCGCGGCCAGCTGCGCGAGGACGCCCTGGCGATCTCGATCGTGGCGGGCGCTGCGATCAGCCAGTTCACCCAGGGCCTCGACCACCACGCGGTGGTGCGATCGATGCCCAACACCCCCGCCCAGATCGGCGAGGGCATGACGGTGTGGACTTCCTCGGCGGATGTGAGCGAGGAGCAGCGCGGCTGGGCCAGCGTGATCCTGGGCGCGGCGGGCAAAGAGCAGTACGTGGGCGACGAGACCTACCTGGACATGTCGACCGCGCTGAACGGCACCGGCCCGGCCTACATTTTCATGATGCTGGAGGCGATGGTGGATGCGGGGGTGCACATGGGCCTGCCGCGCTACCTGGCCGACGAGCTGGTGAAGCAGACCATGCTGGGCAGCGTGCGCTACGCTATCGAGACGGGCGCGCACGCCGCCGAGCTGCGTAACGCTGTCACCTCGCCGGGCGGCACCACCGCCGCCGCCATGTACGAGCTGGAGAAGGGCGGCCTGCGCACGGTGCTCTCCGATGCGATCTGGGCGGCCTACCGCCGCTCGGTCGAGCTGGGCAGGCCCAAGTAGGCGGTCGCTTTGCTTGGCAACATGAAGCGGGGCAGGATCGATGATGATCCTGCCCCGCCTTGTTGTGCCCGCCGCTACGGGCGGGTCAGGCCCAGCCGCATCACGGCGGCGTCGCCACGGTTGTTGGCCCAGTAGATGCTGTCGCCATCCACCGCCAGGCTGCCCGGGCTATCCTGCCCCAGCTCCAGCAGCTCCGGCGTGCCGCCCGAGGTGGGGATGCGCCACACCTCGCCATTGGCGGTGGCCCAGTAGATGTGGTCGCCGCCGGTGGCCAGCGCCTGCACCCAGGTGGGCGAGGTCGCGATGGTCACGGCCTCGCCGCCGCTGGCGGGCAGGGCCACCACGGCGCTGCCACCGGTGCCCAGCAGGGTGGCCACGTACACTCGGCCATCCTCTACCACGATCCGGTTGGGCAGGTTGTTGTGCAGCTTGCCCAGCAGCACCTGGTCGCCACCGCGCTTGCTGGCGCGGTACACGCCCTCCTGGCCCAGCCAGTAGACGTGCTCGGCATCCAGCGCGACGTTGGTGTTCAGCATGATATCGTTGCCGATGGTGATGATCTGGCCGCCCTGCTTCGAGATCTCGTGCAGGGTGCCGTCGAGCGTGACAAAGTAGAGGTTCGACTCGTCGGCGGCCAGCTCGTTCACGTTGCTCAGGCCATCCAGCGTGGCGATCGGCGCTATCTCGCTGCGGTCGAGGTTGCCGCGCATGATGCGGTTGCCGCTGGTCCAGAACACGTTCTTGCCATCGACCGCAAGGCCTGCGATGCCCTCGGCGGCGCTGGCGTAGATCTCGGGCGCGCCGCCCGCCTTGGCCAGGCGGTAGATGCTGTTGCCGCCCTCGGATGTCAGCCAGTACACCACGTTCTCATCAAACACCAGGTTGCGCGGCGAGGCCTGCCCGGTGGCGAAGGCTGTGGGTGTGTAGGCGCTAGCCGCGAGGTCGGCGGCCAGCCGCCCCTGCGTCACCCCGCCGCCGCCCAGCGGCATCTCCAGCCGCGCCCGCTCGAAGTACTGGGCGATCACCGGCGTGCCGCTGCTGTTCAGCTCGTAGCGCGGCTCGGTGATCGGCATGCCCAGCAGGGCCAGGCTGCGCCCGTAGGCATCCAGCTTGGGGTCGGCCAGGCCGTGGCTCTCCCAGTAGCTGCGGAAGCCGGTGCGCGTGCCATTCGGCGCGTTCTCCACGCCCTGCGCGGTGTCGCACAGCGTGTGGCCGGTGGCCTCGAACAGCAGGCAGCCCTCGGGGGCCTGTGCCACGCGCGGCAGGGTCTGCCAGTAGACGCCTCGGTTCACCAGCGCGTCGTTGCCGATCAGGCTCAGCTGCACGTCGTAGGGGGCCGGGGTGCCCGCGTGCAGCTCGAAGCGGGCGCGCTCGAACAGCTGGGTGGGGTAGACATTCACCGTATCGGGGTCGCGGATGTCCTGCTGTGGCCCGATCGGGTAGCCGAAGACGGGCAGTCCGCCGTTCATCTTCCAGTATTCATAGAACCGCCCGCTGACGCACTGGCCGGTCTCGGGGAAGCACTGCTGGCTGGCGCCCTGCGCCGCCGCATCGCTCGCCCCCATGGTCCCAGCCGCCAGCGCGGCTGCCAGCAGGCCGCTGCTCCACTTCCACATACCATCCTCCTATCGATCGATGGCGTCGCACGCGCTGGTGCGCTCCACCGCTCCTCGACAAGCTACACTTGGCCTAACATCGGGGTTTTCTTAGGCCGCTCTTCCTACAGCAAGGTCTGGACCGCAGGCGAGTGACCGATGCGTTGAGGCTTTTTCACCACCAAGACTCCAAGACACCAAGGAGCATGATGAACCACGAAGCCACGAAGACGCGAAGGGAACGGAGGGATTCAGGGGAGATTATCTCACCTTTTCCATGCGGCGAAGGTGCTGCTCACGCATCCTGACCCTATTGCGTGGTTCCTAGGGGCAGGCCCCTAGGCGCCGCCCGCGTAGGGCATCCACCCACCGACCAAACACCGGCGCTAACAACGAAGGCGCCCCCTGGCCGAATCAGCGGCAGCGCACTTTTTTCCAAAAAGCCAGAGAAAGTGACACCATGTGCGGGCTAGCCCCTAGTTGCCGCTTGCGCAGAGCATCCACCCAGTGAATAAGCGGGACCGCCATCGCTCGCGGCGCGCCAACACCGTACCTTCGTTTGATCACAAAACTCGATGGATTGGCCATACAGCTCGTCCACTCGACGGCCAAACTCGTCGGATGGAGCATTCAACGTGTTTGCGCGACAGCCAATCGGGTCTCTCTCGTATCCCGATAGCGCATGGGCACCCCCGCCGCCCAGCGCCAAAAAGGAGGGTGGTATACTAGCGATCACATACATAAACGACACAGATAAGGAAACGGTCTATGACTGAGACGGTAGATACCCTGCTCATCCACGCCACCATCGTGACGATGGACCCCGGCGGCAACGTGTTTCAGGATGGCGCGCTGGCCATTCGCGGGCGCGATATTGTGGCCGTCGGCGCGACCGACGCCATCGCCGCGCGCTACGCCGCCAGCGAGACCATCGACTGCGCGGGGTGCGCGGTCATCCCCGGCCTGATTAACGGCCACGCCCACATCCCCATGAGCCTGCTGCGCGGCCTGGTCTCCGACCAGCAGCTGGACGTGTGGCTGTTCGGCTACATGTTCCCGGTCGAGAGCCGCTTTGTGACGCCCGAGTTCGTCTACACTGGCTCCATGCTCTCCTGCGCCGAGATGATCCGCAGCGGCACCACCACCTTTGTCGACATGTACTACTTCGAGGACGAGGTGGCCCGCGCCGCCGATGAGAGCGGCATGCGCGCGATCTGCGGCCAGACCGTGATGCGCCTGCCCACCCCCGATGCGGCCTCGTTCGATGAGGGCCTGGAGCGCGTCCAGCGCTTTGTGGAGCAGTGGCACGGCCACGACCGCGTGATCCCCACCGTTGCGCCCCATGCGCCCTACACCTGCACCGACGAGATCTACCGCGAGGCGGCCCGGATCTGCCAGCAGTACGACGTGCCCATGACGACCCACCTCTCCGAGACCGCCCACGAGGTGGAGGAGAGCCAGGATCAGCGCGAGGTGACGCCCATCCGCTACGCCAAGCGCGTGGGCGCGTTCGATGTGAAGTGTATCGCCGCCCACTGTGTGCACGCCACCAAGGACGACATCCGCCTGCTGCGCGAGCAGCGTGTGGGCGTGGTGCCCTGCCCCACATCCAACCTGAAGCTGGCCAGCGGCATCGCGCCCATCCGCCAGTTCATCAACGAGGGCGTGAACACCGGCCTGGGCACCGACGGCCCGGCCTCGAACGACGACCAGGACATGCTCACCGAGGTGCACCTGGCCGCCCTGCTGCCCAAGGGTGTGAGCGGCGACCCCACGGCGGTGCCCGCCCGCGAGGCGCTGGCGCTGGCCACATCCAGCGGCGCTCGCGCCATTCACATGGATCACCTGATCGGCTCGCTGGAGCCGGGCAAGCGCGCCGACCTGGTGGTGATCGAGCTGGGCAAGCTGCACAGCTCGCCGCGCTACCAGTACGCCCCCGACGCTATCTACTCGCAGCTGGTCTACAGCGCCCACTCCAGCGATGTGCGCGACACCATGGTGAACGGGCGCTGGCTGATGCGCGACCGCACCATGCTCACTGTGGATGAGGCGCACGTGCTTGGCGAGGCCCAGCGCGTGGCCGATATGGTGAATGTGTTTCTGGCCCAGCGCGAGTCGAACGTGCTCGACAAGATCCTGGCCATCGGCGGCGTGCAGCAGGACGAGATCTTCGAGGTGCAGCTCAAGGCCCAGATCGCCCAATCCGACGCCGACCGCATCGCCGCGCTGCTCGAAGACCCGCGCATCCAGATCACCAAGACCAGCGAGCGCGACCAGTACGACACC
It encodes the following:
- a CDS encoding amidohydrolase family protein, encoding MTETVDTLLIHATIVTMDPGGNVFQDGALAIRGRDIVAVGATDAIAARYAASETIDCAGCAVIPGLINGHAHIPMSLLRGLVSDQQLDVWLFGYMFPVESRFVTPEFVYTGSMLSCAEMIRSGTTTFVDMYYFEDEVARAADESGMRAICGQTVMRLPTPDAASFDEGLERVQRFVEQWHGHDRVIPTVAPHAPYTCTDEIYREAARICQQYDVPMTTHLSETAHEVEESQDQREVTPIRYAKRVGAFDVKCIAAHCVHATKDDIRLLREQRVGVVPCPTSNLKLASGIAPIRQFINEGVNTGLGTDGPASNDDQDMLTEVHLAALLPKGVSGDPTAVPAREALALATSSGARAIHMDHLIGSLEPGKRADLVVIELGKLHSSPRYQYAPDAIYSQLVYSAHSSDVRDTMVNGRWLMRDRTMLTVDEAHVLGEAQRVADMVNVFLAQRESNVLDKILAIGGVQQDEIFEVQLKAQIAQSDADRIAALLEDPRIQITKTSERDQYDTYFLWADATKGRVRIREDHRRDPQARVEPKYTITLTAPELRDVYSDSVLLSRARYTASADRTLRFYREYFQPDRVVEVEKHRRRWRFIYQGQDFALNIDTLDGRPSPYLEIKSRTWSRRDAQAKIDLIGELLKLFGVPEQALITQEYVDM
- a CDS encoding pyrroline-5-carboxylate reductase encodes the protein MIRDLRIAVIGAGVMGEALIGGLLKKQLVDPAQVLATEPRAERRAELEARYPGLRAIDDNLEAARWAQVVLFAVKPQTLPKVLAELRGQLREDALAISIVAGAAISQFTQGLDHHAVVRSMPNTPAQIGEGMTVWTSSADVSEEQRGWASVILGAAGKEQYVGDETYLDMSTALNGTGPAYIFMMLEAMVDAGVHMGLPRYLADELVKQTMLGSVRYAIETGAHAAELRNAVTSPGGTTAAAMYELEKGGLRTVLSDAIWAAYRRSVELGRPK
- a CDS encoding serine hydroxymethyltransferase, with the protein product MSALDTLFQSDPEIAALIDQEARRQRDGLELIASENYTSRAVMEAQGSILTNKYAEGLPGKRYYGGCEFVDQIEQIAIDRALQLFGADAVNVQPHSGAQANIAVFTALLKPGDTILGMRLDQGGHLTHGSPVNFSGKWFKTAFYGVDPATGQIDYDELAAKAREVRPNLITSGASAYPRIIDFQRMRAIADEVGALLMADIAHIAGLVAAGEHPSPVGVAQIVTTTTHKTLRGPRGGIILSDAAYAKAINSSVFPGNQGGPLEHVIAGKAVAFAEALRPEFKAYAKQIRANAQALAAGLKARGINLISGGTDNHLMLADLTGLGITGVQAQNALDHAGITTNKNAIPNDPQPPTKTSGLRIGSPAVTTRGMKEAEMARIADWIADVLSDIGDTEKQARIAAEVRELCAGFPVPGHEAYAEAV